The Arachis duranensis cultivar V14167 chromosome 2, aradu.V14167.gnm2.J7QH, whole genome shotgun sequence genome has a window encoding:
- the LOC107474690 gene encoding transcription factor bHLH48 isoform X3 yields the protein MEHAALDSIQFNEQIQGLMAPAPESTNSFTALLELPPPQAVKLLHSPDKAPTGSEKPPCHASILKPYPSIMSIIDGTRKLTFPSNTALIERAARFSVFAGEGPLAPPVAEVKNEPPETDSNPSSTQCDPAVENKGAKRKEREKKVKARSKKSKSVAAAESSGDGEKLPYVHVRVRRGQATDSHSLAERVNARREKINARMKLLQELVPGCNKISGTALVLDEIINHVQSLQRQVEFLSMKLAAVNPRIHFNLDSIMPNEGASLMDSSIPNMVSPLMWPEIPNNGNREQYQQPWQFDAFQQPVWGREEENTNFMTPENSMLSYDSSANSVPLQSNQLKMEL from the exons ATGGAGCACGCCGCACTAGACTCCATCCAATTCAACGAGCAAATCCAGGGGCTAATGGCTCCGGCGCCGGAATCCACCAACTCCTTCACGGCGCTCCTCGAGCTACCTCCGCCGCAGGCCGTCAAGCTACTCCACTCGCCGGATAAGGCTCCCACCGGTTCCGAAAAACCGCCCTGCCACGCCAGCATCCTGAAACCCTACCCCTCCATCATGAGCATCATCGACGGAACCCGCAAGCTCACGTTCCCTTCCAACACCGCCCTAATCGAGCGCGCTGCGAGGTTCTCCGTGTTCGCCGGAGAGGGACCGCTGGCTCCACCGGTGGCGGAGGTAAAAAACGAGCCGCCGGAAACCGATTCCAACCCGAGCTCGACTCAGTGCGATCCTGCGGTTGAGAACAAGGGCGCGAAGAGGAAGGAGCGAGAGAAGAAG GTTAAGGCGAGGTCGAAGAAGAGCAAGAGTGTCGCTGCCGCCGAAAGTTCCGGCGACGGCGAGAAGCTTCCGTACGTTCACGTTCGCGTTCGTCGAGGTCAAGCCACTGATAGCCATAGCTTAGCAGAGAGGGTAAAC GCAAGGAGAGAGAAGATAAATGCTCGGATGAAACTTTTGCAAGAGCTGGTCCCCGGTTGCAACAAG ATATCAGGCACAGCATTGGTTCTGGATGAAATCATCAACCATGTCCAATCTCTACAGCGACAAGTGGAG TTTTTATCAATGAAACTAGCAGCAGTTAACCCAAGAATTCATTTCAACCTTGACAGCATAATGCCTAATGAA GGGGCATCTCTAATGGACAGTAGCATTCCTAACATGGTTTCACCCCTCATGTGGCCGGAAATCCCAAACAATGGAAATAGAGAACAATATCAGCAACCATGGCAATTTGATGCATTCCAGCAACCAGTTTggggaagggaagaagaaaacacCAATTTCATGACTCCCGAAAACTCAATGTTGAGTTATGATTCATCAGCTAATTCAG TACCTCTGCAATCGAATCAGTTGAAGATGGAGCTCTGA
- the LOC107474690 gene encoding transcription factor bHLH48 isoform X4 codes for MEHAALDSIQFNEQIQGLMAPAPESTNSFTALLELPPPQAVKLLHSPDKAPTGSEKPPCHASILKPYPSIMSIIDGTRKLTFPSNTALIERAARFSVFAGEGPLAPPVAEVKNEPPETDSNPSSTQCDPAVENKGAKRKEREKKVKARSKKSKSVAAAESSGDGEKLPYVHVRVRRGQATDSHSLAERARREKINARMKLLQELVPGCNKISGTALVLDEIINHVQSLQRQVEFLSMKLAAVNPRIHFNLDSIMPNEGASLMDSSIPNMVSPLMWPEIPNNGNREQYQQPWQFDAFQQPVWGREEENTNFMTPENSMLSYDSSANSVPLQSNQLKMEL; via the exons ATGGAGCACGCCGCACTAGACTCCATCCAATTCAACGAGCAAATCCAGGGGCTAATGGCTCCGGCGCCGGAATCCACCAACTCCTTCACGGCGCTCCTCGAGCTACCTCCGCCGCAGGCCGTCAAGCTACTCCACTCGCCGGATAAGGCTCCCACCGGTTCCGAAAAACCGCCCTGCCACGCCAGCATCCTGAAACCCTACCCCTCCATCATGAGCATCATCGACGGAACCCGCAAGCTCACGTTCCCTTCCAACACCGCCCTAATCGAGCGCGCTGCGAGGTTCTCCGTGTTCGCCGGAGAGGGACCGCTGGCTCCACCGGTGGCGGAGGTAAAAAACGAGCCGCCGGAAACCGATTCCAACCCGAGCTCGACTCAGTGCGATCCTGCGGTTGAGAACAAGGGCGCGAAGAGGAAGGAGCGAGAGAAGAAG GTTAAGGCGAGGTCGAAGAAGAGCAAGAGTGTCGCTGCCGCCGAAAGTTCCGGCGACGGCGAGAAGCTTCCGTACGTTCACGTTCGCGTTCGTCGAGGTCAAGCCACTGATAGCCATAGCTTAGCAGAGAGG GCAAGGAGAGAGAAGATAAATGCTCGGATGAAACTTTTGCAAGAGCTGGTCCCCGGTTGCAACAAG ATATCAGGCACAGCATTGGTTCTGGATGAAATCATCAACCATGTCCAATCTCTACAGCGACAAGTGGAG TTTTTATCAATGAAACTAGCAGCAGTTAACCCAAGAATTCATTTCAACCTTGACAGCATAATGCCTAATGAA GGGGCATCTCTAATGGACAGTAGCATTCCTAACATGGTTTCACCCCTCATGTGGCCGGAAATCCCAAACAATGGAAATAGAGAACAATATCAGCAACCATGGCAATTTGATGCATTCCAGCAACCAGTTTggggaagggaagaagaaaacacCAATTTCATGACTCCCGAAAACTCAATGTTGAGTTATGATTCATCAGCTAATTCAG TACCTCTGCAATCGAATCAGTTGAAGATGGAGCTCTGA
- the LOC107474690 gene encoding transcription factor bHLH48 isoform X1 — translation MEHAALDSIQFNEQIQGLMAPAPESTNSFTALLELPPPQAVKLLHSPDKAPTGSEKPPCHASILKPYPSIMSIIDGTRKLTFPSNTALIERAARFSVFAGEGPLAPPVAEVKNEPPETDSNPSSTQCDPAVENKGAKRKEREKKVKARSKKSKSVAAAESSGDGEKLPYVHVRVRRGQATDSHSLAERVNARREKINARMKLLQELVPGCNKISGTALVLDEIINHVQSLQRQVEFLSMKLAAVNPRIHFNLDSIMPNEGASLMDSSIPNMVSPLMWPEIPNNGNREQYQQPWQFDAFQQPVWGREEENTNFMTPENSMLSYDSSANSGIAAVFALMKITNKSGRGC, via the exons ATGGAGCACGCCGCACTAGACTCCATCCAATTCAACGAGCAAATCCAGGGGCTAATGGCTCCGGCGCCGGAATCCACCAACTCCTTCACGGCGCTCCTCGAGCTACCTCCGCCGCAGGCCGTCAAGCTACTCCACTCGCCGGATAAGGCTCCCACCGGTTCCGAAAAACCGCCCTGCCACGCCAGCATCCTGAAACCCTACCCCTCCATCATGAGCATCATCGACGGAACCCGCAAGCTCACGTTCCCTTCCAACACCGCCCTAATCGAGCGCGCTGCGAGGTTCTCCGTGTTCGCCGGAGAGGGACCGCTGGCTCCACCGGTGGCGGAGGTAAAAAACGAGCCGCCGGAAACCGATTCCAACCCGAGCTCGACTCAGTGCGATCCTGCGGTTGAGAACAAGGGCGCGAAGAGGAAGGAGCGAGAGAAGAAG GTTAAGGCGAGGTCGAAGAAGAGCAAGAGTGTCGCTGCCGCCGAAAGTTCCGGCGACGGCGAGAAGCTTCCGTACGTTCACGTTCGCGTTCGTCGAGGTCAAGCCACTGATAGCCATAGCTTAGCAGAGAGGGTAAAC GCAAGGAGAGAGAAGATAAATGCTCGGATGAAACTTTTGCAAGAGCTGGTCCCCGGTTGCAACAAG ATATCAGGCACAGCATTGGTTCTGGATGAAATCATCAACCATGTCCAATCTCTACAGCGACAAGTGGAG TTTTTATCAATGAAACTAGCAGCAGTTAACCCAAGAATTCATTTCAACCTTGACAGCATAATGCCTAATGAA GGGGCATCTCTAATGGACAGTAGCATTCCTAACATGGTTTCACCCCTCATGTGGCCGGAAATCCCAAACAATGGAAATAGAGAACAATATCAGCAACCATGGCAATTTGATGCATTCCAGCAACCAGTTTggggaagggaagaagaaaacacCAATTTCATGACTCCCGAAAACTCAATGTTGAGTTATGATTCATCAGCTAATTCAG GGATTGCAGCTGTCTTTGCATTAATGAAGATCACAAACAAATCTGGGAGGGGATGCTAA
- the LOC107474690 gene encoding transcription factor bHLH48 isoform X2, which produces MEHAALDSIQFNEQIQGLMAPAPESTNSFTALLELPPPQAVKLLHSPDKAPTGSEKPPCHASILKPYPSIMSIIDGTRKLTFPSNTALIERAARFSVFAGEGPLAPPVAEVKNEPPETDSNPSSTQCDPAVENKGAKRKEREKKVKARSKKSKSVAAAESSGDGEKLPYVHVRVRRGQATDSHSLAERARREKINARMKLLQELVPGCNKISGTALVLDEIINHVQSLQRQVEFLSMKLAAVNPRIHFNLDSIMPNEGASLMDSSIPNMVSPLMWPEIPNNGNREQYQQPWQFDAFQQPVWGREEENTNFMTPENSMLSYDSSANSGIAAVFALMKITNKSGRGC; this is translated from the exons ATGGAGCACGCCGCACTAGACTCCATCCAATTCAACGAGCAAATCCAGGGGCTAATGGCTCCGGCGCCGGAATCCACCAACTCCTTCACGGCGCTCCTCGAGCTACCTCCGCCGCAGGCCGTCAAGCTACTCCACTCGCCGGATAAGGCTCCCACCGGTTCCGAAAAACCGCCCTGCCACGCCAGCATCCTGAAACCCTACCCCTCCATCATGAGCATCATCGACGGAACCCGCAAGCTCACGTTCCCTTCCAACACCGCCCTAATCGAGCGCGCTGCGAGGTTCTCCGTGTTCGCCGGAGAGGGACCGCTGGCTCCACCGGTGGCGGAGGTAAAAAACGAGCCGCCGGAAACCGATTCCAACCCGAGCTCGACTCAGTGCGATCCTGCGGTTGAGAACAAGGGCGCGAAGAGGAAGGAGCGAGAGAAGAAG GTTAAGGCGAGGTCGAAGAAGAGCAAGAGTGTCGCTGCCGCCGAAAGTTCCGGCGACGGCGAGAAGCTTCCGTACGTTCACGTTCGCGTTCGTCGAGGTCAAGCCACTGATAGCCATAGCTTAGCAGAGAGG GCAAGGAGAGAGAAGATAAATGCTCGGATGAAACTTTTGCAAGAGCTGGTCCCCGGTTGCAACAAG ATATCAGGCACAGCATTGGTTCTGGATGAAATCATCAACCATGTCCAATCTCTACAGCGACAAGTGGAG TTTTTATCAATGAAACTAGCAGCAGTTAACCCAAGAATTCATTTCAACCTTGACAGCATAATGCCTAATGAA GGGGCATCTCTAATGGACAGTAGCATTCCTAACATGGTTTCACCCCTCATGTGGCCGGAAATCCCAAACAATGGAAATAGAGAACAATATCAGCAACCATGGCAATTTGATGCATTCCAGCAACCAGTTTggggaagggaagaagaaaacacCAATTTCATGACTCCCGAAAACTCAATGTTGAGTTATGATTCATCAGCTAATTCAG GGATTGCAGCTGTCTTTGCATTAATGAAGATCACAAACAAATCTGGGAGGGGATGCTAA